One genomic window of Sphingobacterium oryzagri includes the following:
- a CDS encoding RagB/SusD family nutrient uptake outer membrane protein — protein MKKIVYVVLTGLLLSNILGCSKLTETPDSALVAEQFYLNEGQAVAAVTGTYRKLYESGQSLYNSLFQIGVEMATDDYEAGPRARNAHVRAISNLTHDASNDRMEQLWKQSYDAINASNVNIVQIEQMTAEQIAPETQIRLIREAKFLRALHYFNLLRWFGAVPLVTQPVETLTPEELYVSKASEDEVYGQIIADLEDASGLPNYQSYADNDKGRASSGAAKALLAKVYLTRADWTNARALAQDVIDNEGYALFPAFADVFDIEKKNGVEHIFSAQFQGNSGYQGNSLASRSAPADIPGINGDYADALHTEGGLYASFAATDQRLPITFTTGKTSPVDGKFYALTKPQFNKYYDQTVIGNQGQSSVNTPIIRYAELLLIYAEAENELNGATEAARNALNGVRSRAGVRLLDAGSSKDAFREAVFEERRKELVYEYQRWFDLVRRGATYYVAKLHAAGKNNAAARHVHFPTPQRELNLNPNLTQHPDWINH, from the coding sequence ATGAAAAAAATAGTTTATGTCGTTTTAACCGGCTTGTTACTTAGCAACATTTTGGGATGCTCTAAATTAACCGAGACGCCAGATAGTGCGCTTGTGGCCGAACAGTTTTATCTTAATGAAGGGCAGGCCGTAGCAGCGGTTACCGGCACGTACAGAAAGCTCTATGAAAGTGGGCAGTCGCTCTACAATAGTTTGTTTCAGATCGGCGTAGAAATGGCTACCGACGATTATGAAGCCGGGCCGCGGGCACGAAATGCACATGTACGCGCCATAAGCAATTTAACGCACGATGCGTCTAACGATCGGATGGAGCAGCTCTGGAAACAAAGTTATGATGCCATCAATGCATCAAACGTCAATATCGTGCAGATCGAGCAGATGACTGCTGAACAGATTGCGCCCGAGACACAAATACGGCTCATCCGCGAAGCGAAATTTCTGCGTGCGCTGCATTATTTCAACCTCCTGCGCTGGTTTGGCGCGGTACCGTTAGTGACGCAACCTGTCGAGACACTTACGCCAGAAGAACTGTATGTCAGTAAAGCTTCGGAAGACGAAGTTTACGGTCAGATTATAGCCGATCTGGAAGATGCATCGGGCCTTCCTAATTATCAATCTTATGCCGACAACGACAAAGGGCGTGCTTCTTCTGGCGCGGCAAAGGCACTGTTGGCGAAGGTATACCTTACCCGGGCGGATTGGACCAATGCACGTGCGCTTGCGCAAGATGTGATTGATAACGAAGGCTATGCTTTGTTTCCCGCCTTTGCCGATGTCTTTGATATCGAAAAGAAAAATGGCGTAGAGCATATTTTTTCTGCCCAGTTTCAAGGTAATAGCGGCTACCAAGGCAACTCCCTGGCCAGCCGCTCGGCACCGGCAGATATACCGGGGATCAATGGTGATTACGCCGATGCGCTGCATACCGAAGGCGGTTTGTACGCATCGTTTGCAGCGACCGATCAACGGTTGCCTATTACCTTTACAACGGGAAAAACCTCGCCGGTAGATGGCAAATTTTACGCACTGACAAAACCGCAGTTTAACAAATATTACGACCAGACGGTGATTGGTAATCAAGGGCAATCCTCGGTCAACACGCCTATTATTCGGTACGCCGAATTGTTGCTGATCTATGCCGAAGCAGAAAATGAGCTCAATGGCGCTACCGAAGCCGCACGCAATGCGCTTAACGGCGTACGCAGTCGGGCTGGCGTTCGCTTGCTGGACGCGGGGTCGTCGAAAGATGCTTTTCGCGAAGCTGTGTTTGAAGAACGTCGTAAAGAACTGGTGTACGAATACCAGCGCTGGTTTGATTTGGTGCGGCGTGGTGCAACCTACTACGTAGCGAAGTTGCATGCCGCTGGAAAAAATAATGCAGCAGCGCGGCATGTGCATTTTCCTACGCCCCAGCGCGAATTGAATTTAAATCCGAATCTTACACAACATCCTGATTGGATTAACCATTAA